The following proteins are co-located in the Dethiosulfovibrio salsuginis genome:
- a CDS encoding dynamin family protein, whose protein sequence is MDRIELSKNVSGLISELSPYRSFVEQELTKIESLTEDLHSDIEQAAKEGRKLRIGVVGQVKSGKSSFLNALIFGGTGILPKAATPMTAALTVIEHAPNIKATIEFYTKEDWDTIEKAARDWDIQAKDIEKRMLEAPSSPFGSKDAPVTKEQIKAAIDREIPDDIKASKELVDMAQRSNIDLKAHLGQKEELIGLSSLEDLMGKLQEYVGSNGRFTPIVRNTTISSNVPEMEGIEIVDTPGINDPVISRGRLTKKRIGECDVVFVLSQCSQFIDSVDLELLVQNLPAKGISKIILIGSQVDATLIGEKQKHSSLPKLMKGVVSGLEKRVEDLLENLIKKSRNEEEREILMNIKANPPVFVSSMAYAMSVHFDYMDEEEAHFLQLYNNLYPDKYSFDRTLLEDFSNISRTRAILEEVKSEKDEILANRLMDIEKGASVAFTSNLNNLIEKTEIMYKKIKTNDIATLEKQSMEITNRLKRGRNHIENAFDDAITGLNKKMEILKTEIKEISLEYKKIETKENTRTEEYKVNALKWWNPFSWWNSSKTEQREIVSRYANIHDAVEQVECFAITTEKRIKEEMANIIDLPKMQNSINNGVIKLFDMSDTSFDPDDILFPLKKTINSISIPSIDFGDNDYGGKISSQFSGDKVEDSNIDSLIKAQKNAIAEVLGDMSSAVESKAEEISSTLKKHRDSFLENILANIEKDLEETRRALQEKNKTLEAIENISNIVRTYI, encoded by the coding sequence ATGGATAGAATCGAACTGTCAAAAAATGTAAGCGGGCTTATCTCTGAACTATCTCCATACAGAAGTTTCGTAGAACAGGAGCTCACAAAGATAGAGTCGTTGACGGAGGATCTTCATTCCGATATAGAACAGGCAGCCAAAGAGGGACGAAAACTTCGTATAGGAGTAGTAGGGCAGGTTAAATCTGGCAAGTCATCTTTCCTCAACGCACTGATATTTGGAGGGACTGGCATCCTCCCAAAAGCAGCTACCCCAATGACCGCTGCCCTTACGGTCATAGAACATGCTCCCAATATAAAGGCGACTATCGAGTTCTATACAAAAGAGGACTGGGATACCATAGAGAAAGCAGCGAGAGATTGGGATATTCAGGCTAAAGATATAGAGAAAAGAATGCTGGAGGCCCCGAGCTCTCCTTTCGGGAGTAAAGACGCCCCCGTAACAAAAGAGCAAATTAAGGCAGCTATAGATAGGGAGATACCCGATGACATAAAGGCATCAAAAGAACTAGTTGATATGGCACAGAGATCCAATATAGACCTAAAAGCCCATCTAGGACAGAAGGAGGAGTTGATCGGTTTATCCTCACTGGAGGATCTAATGGGCAAGCTTCAGGAGTATGTAGGATCAAACGGCCGATTCACCCCGATAGTCAGAAACACCACTATATCTTCTAATGTCCCAGAGATGGAAGGAATAGAGATAGTTGATACCCCTGGCATTAACGACCCTGTAATTTCAAGAGGCAGATTGACAAAAAAAAGAATAGGAGAGTGCGACGTTGTATTCGTCCTTAGTCAGTGCAGTCAGTTTATAGACAGCGTCGATCTTGAGCTCCTTGTACAGAACCTACCTGCTAAAGGCATCAGTAAAATCATATTGATTGGAAGCCAGGTGGACGCAACTCTAATAGGAGAAAAGCAAAAGCACTCTTCATTGCCTAAACTAATGAAGGGAGTTGTCTCTGGTCTCGAGAAGAGAGTTGAAGATCTTCTAGAAAATCTGATTAAGAAGAGCAGAAACGAAGAAGAAAGAGAAATTTTAATGAATATCAAGGCTAATCCGCCTGTTTTTGTATCATCTATGGCCTATGCAATGTCAGTACACTTTGATTATATGGACGAGGAGGAAGCCCATTTCCTCCAGCTATATAACAACCTATACCCCGACAAGTATTCTTTTGATAGAACCTTGCTGGAGGATTTTTCCAACATATCAAGAACAAGAGCTATTTTAGAAGAAGTAAAATCAGAAAAAGATGAAATTCTAGCAAATAGGCTAATGGATATTGAAAAAGGGGCATCAGTCGCATTCACATCAAACCTCAATAATTTAATTGAAAAAACAGAGATAATGTATAAAAAAATCAAAACAAATGACATAGCAACACTGGAGAAGCAGTCTATGGAGATAACCAACCGTCTAAAAAGAGGCAGAAATCATATAGAGAATGCCTTTGATGATGCCATTACAGGTTTAAATAAAAAAATGGAAATACTAAAAACGGAGATAAAAGAGATATCCTTAGAATATAAAAAAATAGAAACAAAGGAAAATACAAGAACTGAAGAATACAAAGTAAATGCATTAAAGTGGTGGAATCCCTTCTCCTGGTGGAACAGTTCTAAAACTGAACAACGAGAAATAGTTAGTCGATATGCAAATATCCATGATGCAGTAGAACAAGTTGAATGTTTTGCCATCACGACAGAGAAAAGGATTAAAGAAGAGATGGCAAATATCATAGATCTTCCTAAAATGCAAAACAGCATTAACAATGGAGTGATCAAACTTTTCGACATGAGTGATACGTCTTTCGATCCTGACGATATACTCTTTCCCCTTAAAAAAACTATCAACTCAATATCTATTCCATCTATCGACTTTGGTGATAACGATTATGGAGGAAAAATATCTTCTCAGTTCAGCGGAGATAAAGTAGAGGACTCCAATATAGATTCGCTAATAAAAGCTCAGAAAAATGCCATTGCGGAAGTTTTAGGTGACATGAGCTCAGCGGTAGAATCAAAAGCAGAAGAAATATCATCCACTCTAAAAAAGCACAGAGACAGCTTTCTAGAGAATATACTTGCCAATATAGAGAAAGATTTAGAAGAGACCAGAAGAGCTCTTCAAGAAAAGAACAAAACCCTTGAAGCCATCGAAAATATTTCTAACATCGTTAGGACATATATATGA
- a CDS encoding ankyrin repeat domain-containing protein, protein MFKKICFIMLFVLASSSFCYKAAADGDFISLCKHGSPKQVLEAIKKGANVNAGDEITPLIALAGYNRPEIISILIEAGADINYRDAEGMTPLMYFALNDMELESTSLIIESGADVNAKDYNGKSVLMYTLGSMASHGNPSLIPVLVKNGADINYRDPMGNTVLQYAAHIVGNFGLIKELLENGADPRIKNDSGATILMAAASRSDAETVRFFLDLGLPVDEKDDQGFTAFMHAAMSNGNPKVFDVLIKAGAEVDRRDGGGATPLINSVTSPCGSPEVLRSLVRGGAKVNAVDNEGRTALIRASQHAYDHEMITTLIALGADMTIKDREGKTALDYAIASGQNEGILKILGKKPTPTYELINYRKAVFEDYPKGTRVIVRGEVSQVIGKNLLINTRREPYIGYIEDPVYVKVGERVRALKKDLFVVQGTYEGLVDIKDMFGNTVSIPSIKAHKYEARKPNLGDNIENQMIDDIMSVF, encoded by the coding sequence ATGTTTAAAAAAATATGTTTTATAATGTTGTTTGTGTTGGCTAGCAGTTCTTTCTGCTATAAAGCTGCGGCAGATGGGGATTTTATATCTCTATGCAAGCATGGTTCTCCTAAGCAGGTTTTAGAGGCCATCAAAAAAGGGGCAAATGTAAACGCTGGGGACGAAATAACCCCATTGATAGCTCTTGCAGGATATAACAGGCCAGAGATTATTTCCATTCTTATAGAGGCGGGAGCGGATATTAATTATCGAGACGCTGAAGGGATGACCCCTCTGATGTATTTTGCATTGAATGATATGGAGCTCGAAAGCACAAGCCTTATCATTGAATCTGGTGCAGATGTTAATGCTAAGGACTATAACGGTAAGAGTGTATTGATGTATACCCTTGGTTCTATGGCAAGTCATGGTAATCCTTCGCTAATCCCTGTGCTCGTCAAAAACGGAGCGGATATCAATTACAGAGATCCTATGGGAAACACCGTTCTACAGTATGCAGCTCATATTGTAGGCAATTTTGGTTTAATTAAGGAACTTCTGGAAAATGGAGCTGATCCAAGAATAAAGAACGATAGCGGTGCTACAATTCTGATGGCTGCTGCAAGCAGGTCAGACGCAGAAACTGTGAGGTTTTTTTTGGATCTAGGTCTTCCTGTGGATGAAAAAGATGATCAAGGATTTACGGCTTTTATGCATGCTGCTATGAGTAACGGAAATCCCAAGGTTTTTGATGTCCTTATAAAAGCGGGAGCAGAAGTGGATAGACGAGATGGAGGTGGAGCTACTCCTCTTATAAACTCAGTGACTTCTCCTTGTGGCTCTCCTGAGGTGTTAAGAAGTCTTGTTCGGGGAGGAGCAAAGGTAAATGCAGTGGATAACGAAGGGAGAACAGCCCTAATTCGAGCATCTCAACATGCCTACGACCATGAGATGATAACGACCCTTATTGCTCTCGGAGCAGATATGACGATAAAAGACCGGGAAGGTAAAACCGCGCTGGATTACGCAATAGCTAGTGGACAGAATGAAGGAATTCTCAAGATATTGGGTAAAAAGCCCACTCCGACATATGAACTTATTAACTACAGAAAAGCTGTCTTTGAGGACTATCCCAAAGGAACTAGAGTCATTGTCAGAGGAGAGGTGTCTCAGGTCATAGGGAAAAATTTGTTAATAAACACTCGAAGAGAGCCCTATATTGGCTATATCGAAGATCCAGTTTACGTCAAGGTTGGAGAAAGGGTAAGAGCTCTTAAAAAAGATCTTTTTGTCGTTCAGGGAACTTACGAAGGGCTTGTAGATATCAAAGATATGTTCGGAAACACTGTCTCCATTCCTTCCATAAAGGCTCATAAATATGAGGCCCGGAAGCCTAATTTAGGTGACAATATAGAGAATCAAATGATCGATGATATTATGAGCGTTTTTTAG